From the genome of Maridesulfovibrio ferrireducens, one region includes:
- a CDS encoding helix-turn-helix domain-containing protein yields MILGFGSNSLDFPDLNDKRVMSVEGLIRVLGHEGAERIIYYWGGTRVSVPNIEELQKIRVRERVKQAFERGATPSQVAERFGVSVRTAQRMRIPSACVEDDSKMI; encoded by the coding sequence ATGATATTAGGTTTCGGTTCGAATAGTTTAGATTTTCCAGATTTAAACGATAAGAGAGTTATGTCTGTAGAAGGACTTATAAGAGTTTTAGGGCATGAAGGAGCTGAGAGAATAATATATTACTGGGGTGGAACAAGGGTTTCGGTTCCTAATATTGAAGAATTACAGAAAATCAGGGTTCGCGAGCGGGTAAAGCAGGCTTTTGAGCGGGGAGCAACTCCGTCTCAAGTTGCCGAACGATTTGGTGTTTCGGTCAGAACAGCGCAAAGAATGCGAATACCTTCAGCTTGTGTTGAGGATGATTCGAAAATGATATAA
- a CDS encoding S24 family peptidase — protein sequence MSFYFDLVEGMKNMIGHNKKYANPTQMAKACGVAPNQIIRYINQERGKYIQVLAKVLDTVGAKIIFPADGTNNDMDKFHHVPKVLARPSGGGGSLQTDDTVEDTYAFKLDWLNKKGRPDCMKLMAVTGESMAPRIEDGDNILVDESQKDLYEGRIYVVRIDQEIVVKRIAKEPGKILLMSDNPDAQPKRIEIDLKDQSLSWEPIGRVLYVSKDLR from the coding sequence ATGAGTTTTTATTTTGATCTTGTTGAAGGGATGAAAAACATGATTGGTCATAACAAAAAATATGCAAACCCGACTCAGATGGCTAAAGCCTGTGGAGTCGCTCCTAATCAAATTATTCGCTACATCAATCAAGAAAGAGGAAAATATATACAAGTTCTTGCAAAAGTTCTGGATACAGTTGGCGCAAAAATAATATTCCCGGCAGATGGCACCAATAATGATATGGATAAATTTCACCATGTGCCTAAAGTTCTTGCGCGTCCAAGCGGGGGAGGCGGCAGTTTACAGACCGACGATACCGTGGAAGACACCTATGCTTTCAAACTTGACTGGTTAAACAAAAAAGGAAGGCCTGACTGCATGAAATTAATGGCAGTAACAGGTGAATCAATGGCCCCCCGAATAGAAGACGGTGACAATATATTAGTCGATGAATCTCAAAAAGACTTATACGAAGGACGTATTTACGTTGTTCGTATTGATCAGGAAATTGTTGTAAAAAGAATTGCTAAAGAACCGGGCAAAATACTTCTCATGTCAGATAATCCTGATGCTCAGCCCAAGAGGATTGAGATTGATTTAAAAGACCAGTCTCTCAGTTGGGAACCAATCGGAAGAGTCTTATATGTATCCAAAGATTTAAGATAA